A window of Dickeya zeae NCPPB 2538 contains these coding sequences:
- the gltP gene encoding glutamate/aspartate:proton symporter GltP, translating into MKKQKVSLAWQILIALIVGIAVGAWLHENPANKLWLVTNVLSPAGDIFIRLIKMIVVPIVITTLVVGIAGVGDAKKLGRIGFKTIVYFEVITTLAIVIGITLANLFHPGHGIDMSMLTRVDISQYEKTTEQVQSGSHSLVGTILSLIPPNIFAALAKGDMLPVIFFAVLFGLGLSSLPREQRDPLLNVFRSASETMFRVTNMIMRYAPVGVFALIAVTVANFGFASLWPLAKLVILVYAAILFFALVVLGAVARLCRLRIMTLIRILKDELILAYSTASSETVLPRIIQKMEAYGAPKAITSFVVPTGYSFNLDGSTLYQSIAAIFIAQLYGIDLSLWQELVLVLTLMITSKGIAGVPGVSFVVLLATLGSVGIPLEGLAFIAGVDRILDMARTALNVVGNALAVLVISKWEGQFDEEKARAYELEQATMAVRPAASQE; encoded by the coding sequence ATGAAAAAACAGAAAGTTAGCCTTGCCTGGCAAATCCTCATCGCATTGATTGTCGGTATTGCCGTCGGTGCCTGGTTACATGAAAACCCGGCCAATAAGCTGTGGCTGGTGACCAACGTGTTAAGTCCGGCCGGGGATATCTTCATCCGGTTGATCAAAATGATTGTGGTGCCGATTGTTATCACCACGCTGGTGGTGGGTATCGCTGGGGTGGGTGATGCGAAAAAACTGGGACGTATCGGTTTTAAAACCATCGTTTACTTTGAGGTCATTACTACACTGGCGATTGTGATTGGTATTACGCTGGCCAACCTGTTTCATCCGGGGCATGGCATTGATATGTCGATGCTTACCCGGGTGGATATTTCTCAGTATGAGAAAACCACCGAACAGGTGCAAAGCGGTTCGCACAGTCTGGTGGGTACGATTCTCTCGCTGATCCCGCCCAACATTTTTGCCGCGTTGGCCAAGGGTGACATGCTGCCGGTGATCTTCTTCGCCGTATTGTTCGGCCTTGGGCTGTCATCTCTGCCGCGTGAGCAGCGTGACCCGCTGTTGAACGTGTTTCGCAGTGCTTCGGAGACCATGTTCCGCGTCACCAATATGATTATGCGGTATGCCCCGGTTGGGGTATTTGCGCTGATTGCGGTGACCGTTGCCAATTTCGGGTTCGCTTCGCTGTGGCCACTCGCCAAGCTGGTCATATTGGTCTATGCCGCGATTCTGTTCTTTGCGTTGGTGGTACTGGGCGCGGTAGCGCGTCTGTGTCGGTTACGGATTATGACCTTGATCCGTATCCTGAAAGACGAGTTGATTTTGGCCTATTCCACCGCCAGTTCTGAAACGGTGCTGCCGCGTATCATCCAAAAGATGGAGGCCTACGGTGCGCCGAAGGCGATTACCAGTTTTGTGGTGCCGACCGGGTACTCGTTTAATCTGGATGGTTCAACGCTGTATCAAAGCATCGCGGCTATTTTCATTGCCCAGCTTTACGGTATCGATTTGAGCTTGTGGCAGGAGTTGGTACTGGTGTTGACACTGATGATTACCTCCAAAGGGATTGCTGGCGTACCGGGTGTCTCGTTTGTGGTATTGCTGGCGACCCTGGGCAGTGTGGGGATCCCGCTCGAAGGTCTGGCGTTCATTGCCGGGGTAGACCGTATTCTGGATATGGCGCGTACGGCACTGAACGTGGTGGGTAACGCCCTGGCCGTGCTGGTGATTTCCAAGTGGGAAGGGCAGTTTGACGAAGAAAAAGCGCGAGCCTACGAACTGGAGCAGGCAACAATGGCAGTTCGTCCCGCCGCCAGTCAGGAGTAA